From Betta splendens chromosome 3, fBetSpl5.4, whole genome shotgun sequence, the proteins below share one genomic window:
- the wdsub1 gene encoding WD repeat, SAM and U-box domain-containing protein 1 isoform X2: MYSDVRRKRHGQLFNPEVNSAGPSSNTTEEGTTFQMTSLICTLQHHRDDVNWCAFSGKLLATCSGDKTLRVYDTTDFCELPFSPLSGHGYSVHCCCFSACGQFLASCSTDATVVIWSMASGEIESVLEHPGRSPVRVCALSLDSAHLVSGAADGTLALWDFPSKRLCRTATVNDATVVACSFSPCSQLFMTGSSYGDLRLWNLDMNQLHVEKNAHDLGVTCCTFAPSILIGGLMVQFRLASCGQDSQLKIWSITKSSAKTCRMQLLHTLNGQMAPVLSCAYSFDGQLLVSGSVDKTVTIYDAKNAVLLYTLKTHERYVTACAFSPTLPLIATGSMDKTVNIWRLDDGCSGQAETALTSDEGRNPASRSKLLVSDWSEEDMSEWLVEEGLGGLVDKFRANNIDGTELLGLTKETLASELHIESLGLRSKLLRMVEELKSESVCSGIPDEFLCPITRELMKEPVIAADGYSYEREAIESWIHTKNRSSPMTNLPLLTTLLIPNHTLKMAIGRWKTTQSQA; this comes from the exons ATGTACAGTGACGTAAGGCGTAAACGTCACGGTCAGCTGTTCAATCCGGAAGTAAACAGCGCTGGACCGAGCAGCAACACGACGGAGGAAG GAACCACTTTCCAAATGACGTCGCTGATTTGCACTTTGCAACACCATCGGGACGATGTCAACTGGTGCGCCTTCTCAGGCAAACTGCTGGCCACGTGTTCCGGCGACAAAACGCTCCGGGTCTACGACACGACAGACTTCTGTGAGCTGCCTTTCTCGCCGCTGTCAGGACACGGCTACAGcgtccactgctgctgcttcagtgccTGTGGACAGTTCCTCGCCTCGTGTTCCACTGACGCAACCGTGGTGATCTGGTCCATGGCGTCGGGTGAGATCGAGTCCGTCCTGGAGCATCCGGGTCGCAGCCCGGTCAGAGTCTGTGCACTGTCCCTCGACTCCGCTCACCTGGTCTCTGGTGCAGCTGATGGCACCTTGGCTCTATGGGATTTTCCTTCTAAACGTCTGTGCAG gaCCGCCACAGTGAATGACGCCACGGTGGTGGCCTGCTCCTTCAGCCCCTGCAGCCAGCTGTTCATGACTGGCTCCAGCTATGGGGACCTGCGTCTGTGGAACCTGGACATGAACCAGCTCCATGTAGAGAAGAATGCCCACGACCTGGGAGTCACCTGCTGCACGTTTGCTCCCAGTATCCTCATTG GTGGTCTAATGGTGCAGTTTCGTCTGGCATCCTGTGGGCAGGACAGTCAACTGAAGATCTGGTCTATTACCAAGTCCAGCGCTAAGA CCTGTAGGATGCAGCTCCTGCACACACTAAATGGACAGATGGCTCCAGTCCTGTCCTGTGCTTACTCCTTCGATGGGCAGCTGCTTGTGTCTGG CTCTGTGGACAAAACTGTTACAATTTATGATGCT AAAAATGCAGTTTTGCTTTACACGTTGAAAACGCACGAGAG GTATGTGACAGCTTGTGCCTTTTCTCCAACTTTACCGCTAATTGCCACAGGATCGATGGATAAGACTGTAAACATCTGGAGGCTGGATGATGGATGCAGCGGTCAag cGGAGACGGCGCTGACGTCAGATGAAG ggaGAAACCCAGCAAGCCGATCCAAGCTGCTGGTCAGTGATTGGTCAGAAGAGGATATGTCAGAGTGGCTGGTGGAGGAAGGCCTTGGGGGATTGGTGGACAAATTCAGGGCCAACAACATCGATGGGACAGAGCTGCTCGGTCTCACCAAGGAAACACTGGCGTCAGAGTTGCACATAG AATCTCTAGGCCTGCGCAGTAAACTGCTAAggatggtggaggagctgaagagtgAATCAGTGTGTTCAGGCATTCCTGATGAGTTCCTGTGTCCCATCACCAGAGAGCTGATGAAGGAACCGGTCATAGCTGCTG ATGGCTACTCATATGAAAGAGAGGCCATCGAGAGCTGGATCCACACCAAGAACCGCTCCAGCCCTATGACCAACCTCCCCTTACTGACCACCCTGCTCATCCCTAACCACACCCTGAAGATGGCCATTGGTCGCTGGAAGACCACTCAGTCTCAGGCATAG
- the wdsub1 gene encoding WD repeat, SAM and U-box domain-containing protein 1 isoform X1, whose product MYSDVRRKRHGQLFNPEVNSAGPSSNTTEEGTTFQMTSLICTLQHHRDDVNWCAFSGKLLATCSGDKTLRVYDTTDFCELPFSPLSGHGYSVHCCCFSACGQFLASCSTDATVVIWSMASGEIESVLEHPGRSPVRVCALSLDSAHLVSGAADGTLALWDFPSKRLCRTATVNDATVVACSFSPCSQLFMTGSSYGDLRLWNLDMNQLHVEKNAHDLGVTCCTFAPSILIGGLMVQFRLASCGQDSQLKIWSITKSSAKTCRMQLLHTLNGQMAPVLSCAYSFDGQLLVSGSVDKTVTIYDAKNAVLLYTLKTHERYVTACAFSPTLPLIATGSMDKTVNIWRLDDGCSGQVEAGKSLPAETALTSDEGRNPASRSKLLVSDWSEEDMSEWLVEEGLGGLVDKFRANNIDGTELLGLTKETLASELHIESLGLRSKLLRMVEELKSESVCSGIPDEFLCPITRELMKEPVIAADGYSYEREAIESWIHTKNRSSPMTNLPLLTTLLIPNHTLKMAIGRWKTTQSQA is encoded by the exons ATGTACAGTGACGTAAGGCGTAAACGTCACGGTCAGCTGTTCAATCCGGAAGTAAACAGCGCTGGACCGAGCAGCAACACGACGGAGGAAG GAACCACTTTCCAAATGACGTCGCTGATTTGCACTTTGCAACACCATCGGGACGATGTCAACTGGTGCGCCTTCTCAGGCAAACTGCTGGCCACGTGTTCCGGCGACAAAACGCTCCGGGTCTACGACACGACAGACTTCTGTGAGCTGCCTTTCTCGCCGCTGTCAGGACACGGCTACAGcgtccactgctgctgcttcagtgccTGTGGACAGTTCCTCGCCTCGTGTTCCACTGACGCAACCGTGGTGATCTGGTCCATGGCGTCGGGTGAGATCGAGTCCGTCCTGGAGCATCCGGGTCGCAGCCCGGTCAGAGTCTGTGCACTGTCCCTCGACTCCGCTCACCTGGTCTCTGGTGCAGCTGATGGCACCTTGGCTCTATGGGATTTTCCTTCTAAACGTCTGTGCAG gaCCGCCACAGTGAATGACGCCACGGTGGTGGCCTGCTCCTTCAGCCCCTGCAGCCAGCTGTTCATGACTGGCTCCAGCTATGGGGACCTGCGTCTGTGGAACCTGGACATGAACCAGCTCCATGTAGAGAAGAATGCCCACGACCTGGGAGTCACCTGCTGCACGTTTGCTCCCAGTATCCTCATTG GTGGTCTAATGGTGCAGTTTCGTCTGGCATCCTGTGGGCAGGACAGTCAACTGAAGATCTGGTCTATTACCAAGTCCAGCGCTAAGA CCTGTAGGATGCAGCTCCTGCACACACTAAATGGACAGATGGCTCCAGTCCTGTCCTGTGCTTACTCCTTCGATGGGCAGCTGCTTGTGTCTGG CTCTGTGGACAAAACTGTTACAATTTATGATGCT AAAAATGCAGTTTTGCTTTACACGTTGAAAACGCACGAGAG GTATGTGACAGCTTGTGCCTTTTCTCCAACTTTACCGCTAATTGCCACAGGATCGATGGATAAGACTGTAAACATCTGGAGGCTGGATGATGGATGCAGCGGTCAag tgGAAGCTGGGAAGTCGTTACCTG cGGAGACGGCGCTGACGTCAGATGAAG ggaGAAACCCAGCAAGCCGATCCAAGCTGCTGGTCAGTGATTGGTCAGAAGAGGATATGTCAGAGTGGCTGGTGGAGGAAGGCCTTGGGGGATTGGTGGACAAATTCAGGGCCAACAACATCGATGGGACAGAGCTGCTCGGTCTCACCAAGGAAACACTGGCGTCAGAGTTGCACATAG AATCTCTAGGCCTGCGCAGTAAACTGCTAAggatggtggaggagctgaagagtgAATCAGTGTGTTCAGGCATTCCTGATGAGTTCCTGTGTCCCATCACCAGAGAGCTGATGAAGGAACCGGTCATAGCTGCTG ATGGCTACTCATATGAAAGAGAGGCCATCGAGAGCTGGATCCACACCAAGAACCGCTCCAGCCCTATGACCAACCTCCCCTTACTGACCACCCTGCTCATCCCTAACCACACCCTGAAGATGGCCATTGGTCGCTGGAAGACCACTCAGTCTCAGGCATAG